The Gemmatimonadaceae bacterium genome contains the following window.
ACGCCCGGCCGCAGCGGCAACGCGCGCGCGGCGAGATTGAGCCCGTACGTGGTGTTGGGCATCAGCGCGATCTCGTCGGCGTCGGCCCCCACGAGCGCGGCGAACTGCGTACGCGCGGTCGCCGCCGCCTCCTGCATCAGCGCAAACGGAATGGTGTGCGGCCTGGCTCGCAGCCCCGCCCATCGCGCAAAGGTGTCGACCGCGCGCTGGGGGTTGGGACCGGTACTGGCGGCGTTGAGATAGATCGTGGGATCGTCCGCCATCCAGGCGTACTCGCGCGCGCGCAGCGCCGGGACATCGAGGCTCATGGGTCGCAGAAACGGAGGGTCAGAGGCGACGGTGCGCACGCGGATCGAGCGCGTCGCGCAGGGCATCGCCCAAGAGGTTGAAGCCAAGCACCGCGAAACCGATCGCGAGACCGGGCGCCAGCGAGGTCCAGGGGGCGTTCCGCAGCTGCGATAGATCGCGCCCATCCGCGATCATGGCCCCCCAGCTCGGGGTTGGCGGCTGCACACCGAGGCCAAGGAACGACAGCGCCGCTTCGGCCATGATCGCGCCGGCAATCCCCAGCGTGGCCGCAATCACCACCGGGGCCACGACGTTCGGTAAGACGTGGCGTAGCAGAATGCGAGCGTCCGCGGCGCCGAGCGCGCGCATCGCCTGCACGTACTCGAGCTCGCGCACCACCAAGACCTGCCCGCGTACCAGACGCGCCATCCCGGCCCATCCCACCACACCAATCACCACGCACACCACCGTGAGCGACGGCTCGAAGGCCGCCGCCATCGCGATGAGCAGCAGCAGCGTGGGAAAGGCGAGCGTCACATCGGCCAGACGCATCACCACATCATCCGTCCAGCGGCCGCGGTAGCCGGCCACGAGCCCGAGCACCACACCAATCGACAGCGCGATCCCCTGCGACACGAGCCCCACGAGCAGCGAGACGCGCGCGCCGTAGATCAGGCGCGCCCACACATCGCGCCCCTGGGCGTCCGTGCCCAACCAATGCGCGGCACTGGGCGCTTCGAGCGTATGGCGCAAATCGATGGCCGCCGGATCGAGTCGCGTAGCCAACGGCGCGGCCGCCGCCAGCAGCACGAGTCCACCCACGACCACGAGGCCGATCCAGCTGCGCCCATCGGCGCGCAGCCGGCTCCACGTATCACTCGCCCCAACGGCGCGCACCGGCGTGCTCATGCCGGCGTGAGACTGGGCCGCGACGTGATGCGCGCCGCCGTGGTTCCGCTCACCCGGGCCAACCGCTCCGCCGCGGCGTCCACAAAGGCATCCCACCCAAAGGCGTCGCGCGCACGTGATTGCGCCGCGAGCCCCATGCGACGGGCGGCCTCGTGATCGCCGAGCAGGCGCGCCAACTCCGAGACGACCACCGGGAGCGTGGCCGCATCGGCCGCAAAGCCCGACACACGCGGATCCACCAGCGACGCAAAGGCGGACGCGGCCGGCACCACGACCGGAACACGCTGTTGCATCGCGGCGAGCGTCGCCACCGCGCCCGCATCATCGGCCGCACAGACCCACGTCGCAAAGGCGTCGAGCGGCTGATGATGCAACAGCACATCGAGCGGCGCGATCTGCATCACGTTCGTCAGGTCGAGCGCCGCCGCGTGCAGGCGCGTGGCCTGCAGCTCGGCCGTGTTCCCCAGCAACGTGACCCGCAACGCCGGATGCCGCGCCCGCAGCTGCGCCGCAGCGCGCAAGGCGAGCGCGGTGTGTTCGTCGTGCGTGCGCGGCGGCACGATCACCAGATGCGGCGGCGCAATCGGTAGCGGGTGCAACGCCGGATCGAGCGCGTCGGGTTCGATAGGCTCGGGCCAGCTCACCGCCAGTCCGTCCACGCCCCACGCCTCATAGCGGGTCCGCGACCGCGCGAGGCGCTGCCGCCACCCGTTGTCCGACGCGTCCTCGCGGACCAGCGCCGCGCTTTCTCCCACCGACAGCCGGCGCACCACGCCGCCCCGCGCACCAAGCGCCACGGCCGCGATGGAGGCATCGGCCTCGCTCCCCACGAGCATCGCATCGGGCCGCAGCGCCGTGACGATCCCGCGCACACTCGCCGTGCGGCGCACGAAGCCGGACCCCACGATGGCACGGTGCGACAACCGCGGCCACTCCGCCTCGATCGCCCGCTCGACCTCACCGCGCGACAGGCAGGCCACCGCCGCGATCTCACCACGTCGCCCCAGGCCCGCGGCCACGGCCGCCAGCAGGCGCACGCTCGGCGTGTACCGCTCGCTGGTGGTGAGCACGACGACCCGCATGGCCGCTACGCGCCGAGCGCCGAGGTCGAGAGCGCCGTCTCCGCGTCACCAGCGGCAGCCTCGTCGCGCCGATCGAACTGCAGCGCATGCAGTCGGGCGTACGCCCCCCCCTTCGCCAGCAGCGCGACGTGCGTGCCTTCCTCCACGAGCTGGCCGCGATCGAGCACCAGAATGCGATCGGCATGCTGAATGGTGGCCAGCCGGTGCGCAATCACGAAGACGGTGCGCCCGGCGAGCAGGCGATCGATCGCCTCCTGCACCAGCCGTTCGCTCTCCACGTCGAGCGCACTCGTCGCTTCGTCGAGAATGAGAATGGGCGGATCGGAGAGCAGCGCCCGGGCAATCGCAAGGCGTTGCCGCTGGCCACCCGACAGGCGCGTGCCGCGCTCGCCGAGGTTGGTGTCCCACCCTTCGGGCAGCGCTTCGATGAAGGCCAGCGCATTGGCCGCCCGCGCCGCCGCGTCGAGCTGCGCCTGTGTCACATCGGGGCGCCCGAAGGCCACGTTGGCGCGCACCGTGTCGTTGAAGAGCACCGTATCCTGGCTCACGATGCCGGTCAGTGCGCGCAACGCGTCCAGTTTGATTTCGCGCAGGTCCACGCCGTCGAGCAGGATGCGCCCCGCCGTGGGATCGATGAAGCGCGGCAGCAGGTCCACGAGCGTGCTCTTCCCCGCGCCGCTCGCTCCCACCAGGGCGATCACCTCACCCTTGCGCGCCGTGAACGACACGTCGCTGAGCGCCGGCGGGCGATCGGCCTCGACCCCCTCGTGGCGGAAGGTGACGTGCTCGAACACCACCGAGTCCCCAAAGGTGGCCTGCGTGCGCGTCCCACGGTCGATCGCCACCTCGGTGGGCTCGTCCAGGATCTCGAAAATGCGCTCGGCACTCGCGAGCGACTGCTGGGCCGCCGCCGGCGCCTGCGACAGCTGCTTGAGCGGCTGCAGGATGCGCATGACCTGAATGAGGAACACCATCAGCTCGGCGGGCGCCATCGACTTCTCGCTGATCACGAGCGTCGCGCCGTACCAGAGAATGGCCACCGCGGTGATGGTGCCCAGCGTTTCGATGGCCGGGCCCGAGAGGAGCGCGAGGCGTCCCACGCGGATGTAGCCCCTGGCGAACGCCGCGTTGCGCGTCGTGAACTTTGCCTCTTCGCGCGGCTCGGCGCGATACGACTTCACCAGCCGCACGCCACTCACGACTTCCTGCACGAGGCTCGTGATTTCGCCCTGATCGTTCCCCAGGCGACCGTAGCCCTTGCGCAGCTTGCGGAGCACAGGCTGCACCGCCCCAATCGTGATGGGGGCAATGAACAGGGCCGCGATCGACAGCCGCCACGACGTCACGAACATCGCCACGATCGTCGCCACGATCTGCGCGGTGCTCCACATCGACCGCGTCACCAGTTCGGTCACGACCGTCTTGGCGGTGGTCGTGTCGTTCAGCACCCGGCTGATGACCTGTCCGACCTTGTTGCGCGTGAACCAGGGGAGGGGCAGCCGGAGGAGATGCCCATAGAGTGCGTCGCGCAGGTCGCGCACGACGAACTCCTGCAGCTTGACACCGACCTGCCCACTGAGCCACACGAGCACGTTCTTGAGCGTGACCGCCGCGATCACGATCAGCATCACGTTCTGCAGCGAGCGCTGGGGATTCCGCTGGTCGAGCAGGAAGCCGATCGTGGACTCGAGCAGCCGCCCGATCGTGCCATTCGACGGCAACAGCTGCTCCAACCCGAAGAGCGCGTTGAAGAACGGCACCAGCAGCGTGAACGAGAAGACGTCCGCCACCGCGGCGGTGGCGTTCAGCACGATGACCGTAAACAGCTTGAGCTTGTGCGGCGCCACGAACCGCCAGAGCCGCCGCCACAGCTGCATCGACGGCGTGCGCCGCCCCTCTTTCAACGCCGAGGCCATCGTCAGCGCTTGGGGGTCAGGAGCGACACCGGCAGGATGCACTCCTCCGGCGACACGCCCCCGTGCAGGAACGAGCCGCGATAGCGCCCCTGATACTCCCGCAGCTTCGTGGGATAGACAAAGAAGCCGTCGCCCGTGGCGATGAGGGTGTTCGTGCCCGCGCCACGCTCGGGGAGCCGCAGGTCGCGGGCATCGGCAAAGAGCAGCGCCTGCTCCGGACGTTCGGCGCGGATATCCTCACCAAACTTGTAGCGCAGGTTGGCCGTGGCATCCCGCTTGGCGAACACCGTCGCCGGCGTATTGCAGTGGAGCGCCCCATGGTCGGTGGTAACCACGACCGAAATGTTCCGGCGCGACGCCTCGCGCAGCAGCGAGAGCAACGCCGACCGCTCGAACCACTGCTTGGTGAGGGCGCGCAGGGCGATCTCGTCCTTCGCCACCTCGTACAGGATCATCGACTCCGAGCGACCATGCGTGAGCATGTCCACGAAGTTGAAGACGAACGCATGCACGCCATCGCCGGCAATCGCCGCCGGGAGATGCCGCTCGAGATCGGCGGCGTCGAGTGCGGTCGTGATCTTCTGGTACCGCACCGGCACCTTGACCTGCAACTCCTCCAGGTGCGCCGTCAGCAGCTCCCGCTCGTAGGCATTGAGCGTCTCATCATCACGATCGCCCCACCACTGCGGATACTTCTCGGCGATCTCTCCCGGAAAGAGCCCGCTGAAGAGCGCATTGCGGGCATACGGAGTGGCCGTGGGAAGAATGCCGTAGTAGTGCGTCGTCTCGACTTCGAAGAACGGCGTGAGCAACGGTTGCAACGCCCGCCATTGGTCGAGCCGCAGGCAATCGATCACCACGAACAGCGCCTTGCGGTCGCGTGACAGCACCGGGAGCAGGAACTCGGTCACCACGTCCACCGAGAGCGGCGGCCGGTCGCCATCGAGCTCCCGCAGCCAGCGCGGATACTCGGTACGCATGAAGGCGGCGAACTCGCGCTGCATATCGGGATAGAGCCCCCGCAGCGATTCGTGCAGCCCCATTTCGCCCGCTTCGGCCAGATCCACGTCCCACTGCGTCAGCTCGGCGAAGCGCTCGATCCAGCCCCGCCAGTCGAGGCCGGCGTAGCGCTCCTGCTCGATGGCGCGGAACCGCTCCACGAAGGCGCGCGCCATGGCCTGCGACCGGATGAGCGGGCCATCGAGAATGCGCGTCACCACCGTCAGCACCTGCCGCGGGGTGACCGGCTTCACGAGGTAGTCGCGGATGTTCGCGCCGATGGCCTCCTTGAGCGTGGCGTCTTCCTCGCTCTTGGTGACCATCACCACCGGCAGCGACGGGGCCATCTCGCGGATGTCGCGGTAGGCGTCGAGCCCGCGGGTGCCGGGCATCTGCTCGTCGAGCAGGACCAGATCGTACGGCGCGCGGCGCAGCAGCTCGAGGGCGTCATCGGCATTGGTTGCCGTCTGGACCTGGTACCCCCGGTCGGACAGCAGCAGCCGATGCGGCTCGAGCAGCTCCGCTTCGTCGTCCACCCACAGAATCGCTTTCGCCGGCTGCGCCATACCCTGCAAGTTAGCAGGGGGGGTGTAGATTTGGCCCGTGCACACCGAGCCCCTTCCGTACGCCCTCGAGCCGCTGCGCTTCCCCTTTCCGGCCCTGGCCGCCCTGGCGGGACGTCTGCCGCTGGGCGGTGGTCGCGAAGTCGCGCTGGCGGCGCTCATGACCGCCCGCCTCGCGCAGGGGGTCTCCAGCGCTGACGCCCTGCACCCGGCCGATCGCGTCTCCCGCGCGGCCGCGGCCAAGGTCTGGCTGGCCTCGCTCGCCCTCCCCTCCACCACGCGCGCGCCCTTTACCCGGGCCGTAGACGCCACGACCGGTACGGCGCTGCAGGTGGCCGGCGCGCTCCGCTCGCTCGTGGCCGCCGCCGGCGCCCATCTCGACGGCCCGAGCGTGCAGGAGTTGGAGCGCCTCGCGCGCACGCTCGCCGGGTAAGCGCCGCGTGACGCACCATTCCGACATCTCTCCGCTGACGCGCGTCGTCGCCCGCCTGGACCGCGCGGCCGCTGGCGATGTGGACGCCGGGATCATCCCGACCTACTTCCCGTCGATCGACCGCGCCGTCGGCGGCGGCTTTCGGCGTGGAGATCTCATCGTCATCGGTGGCGACGACAGCAGCGGCGCCTCATCGCTCGTGCTGGCCATCGCCCTGCGCTGCCGCGAGCGAGCGCTCGTCCTCACCACCGAGATGCACGCCGAACGCGTCTACGAGCGCGCACTGGCCATGTCGGCCAAGGTGCCCCTCGAGTCGCTGCGCCTGGGCGTGGTCCAGGACGGGGAACGCACCCGGCTCGCCGCCGCCGCCACCATGCTGCGCGACGCCGCCCCCGTCGTGGACACGCTGTCCCAGGGCGGCCTCGCCGCCGTGGAACGGGCCGTCGAGGCGTCGCCGGAGCTGCCGCTGGTCGTCGTCGACGCGCTCGAAGGGCTGCTCGACGTCCCCACCGGGCAGGAGGAGGCGCTCGGCTACATCCTCCTCGGCCTCAAGCGGCTCGCCCTGCGCCGGAACGTGGTAGTGCTGGTCACCGTGCACCTCCCGGTCCTCGACCGTCAGCGTGCCGACCGCCGCCCCCGCCTCAGCGACTTCGGACTCGCCGGCGCCGCCGGCACCCACGCCGACATCGTGGCCGGGCTCTACCGCGAAGAGCTCTACGAAGCCGACCTCGGCGTCTCCGGCGCCGCCGAACTCCTCCTCCTCAAGCACCGCGACGGGCCACGGAGCTACGTGGACCTGTACTTCGATGCGCGGTTTGGGCGGTTTGAGGACGTACTGGAGGAGTAGGCTGGCGGTTGGCTAACTTTGGGTGTTCCAACTGATCAGTGATGGGTTTCGGGCGAGAGGTCATGGGTGCTGGGTAACCCACAACCCACGACCAAGAACCCGCGACCCACGACTGATCCGTTCCACCCCACCGCACCGCCCGACCCGGAATACCCATGGCTGGCCACAGCAAATGGAAGCAAATCAAGCACTACAAGGCCGCCACGGATAAAAAGCGCGGCGCGCTCTTCACGCGCCTGATTCGTGAAATCACGATGGCCGCCAAGCTGGGCGGCGGCGATCCGGCGGGGAATCCGCGGTTGCGTACGGCGATCGACAACGCCAAGGCGAGCTCGATGCCCAAGGACAACATCGAGCGCGCCATCAAGAAGGGCACCGGCGAACTCGAGGGCGTGGACTACACCGAAGTGCTCTACGAGGCGTACGGGCCGGGCGGTGTGGCGATCATGATCGCCGCGGTCACCGACAACCCCACCCGCACGGTGGCCGACGTGCGCCACAAGCTCTCGCGCAACGGCGGCAACATGGGCACGAGCAACTCCGTCGCCTTCATGTTCGACCGGAAGGGGCAGATGACCGTCCCCGCCGAGGGCGTGAGCGAGGACGCGATCATCGAGGCGGCGCTCGAAGCCGGCGCCGATGATGTGTCGAACGAGGGCGAGGTGTTCGTGATCACCACCGAGCCGGCGGCGCTGCACGCCGTGAAGGAAGGGCTCGAGGCCAAGAAGTACAAGGTCGAAGACGCCGAACTCGCCTGGGTGCCCAAGAACACCGTGAAGGTCGAAGGCGAGAACGCGGCCGCGCTCCTCAAGCTGCTCGAAGCCCTCGAAGAGCTCGACGATGTGCAGAAGGTCGACGCGAACTTCGAGATGGACGAAAGCGCGATGGCCGACGCGTGATGAAACACCCGTCGCTGGTGCTCGGGATCGACCCGGGCACCGCAGTGACGGGGTATGGCGTCGTCCGCTTCGACGGACGCGTCGCCACGCTGGTCGAGTGCGGGGTCATTCGCACCGCCGCCAGCGAACCGCTCCCCAAGCGGCTGCATGACATCCACACCGGCGTCGTCGAACTGCTGGAGCGCCACCAGCCCGACACCCTCGCCATCGAGGATGTCTTCTACGCCAAGAACGTGCGGACCACGGTGGTACTCGGGCACGCCCGCGGCGTCGTGCTCCTCGCCGCGCAGGAGCGCGGACTCGTGATCCACGAGTCCGCGCCCACGGAGATCAAGAAAGCGATCACCGGCACCGGCGCGGCCACGAAAGAACAGGTGCAGTTCATGGTCACCCGGCTGCTGCGCCTCAAGAGCGCCCCGCAGCCGGCCGACGCCGCCGACGGAGTCGCCGCCGCGCTGAGCGTCTGTATGTCTCCCGTCCTCCGCCTCACCCTGCCGAAATGATCGCCCAGATTCGCGGTGCCCTCGTCTCCAAGGATCTCGATCGTGTGGAGCTCATGACCGCCGGCGGCGTGGCGTACGAATGCCTCATCCCGCTCTCGGTCTTCGAGACGCTCCCCAACGTGGGCGGTGAGGCGACGCTCTTCACGCATCTCTCCGTGCGTGAAGACGGTTGGCATCTCTACGGCTTCAAGCACGCCTACGAGCGGGCCGTCTTTCAGCGCCTGCTCACCGCCAAGGGCGTCGGACCTGCGCTGGCGCTGGGCATTCTCTCAGCACTCACCCCCGACCGCGTGGTGAAGGCGCTCCGCGAGAAGGACATCACCACCCTCATGCGCGTCCCGCGCGTGGGGCGGAAGAAGGCCGAGCAGATCATTCTCGACCTGTCGGACAAGATCGACCAGGTGGGCGCTGCCCCTACGGGTGCCGGACCGAGCACCCCCATCGCCGACGACGCCACGCGGGCCCTCCTCGCCCTCGGCTACAATCAGACCGAAGCCGATCGCGCGATCCGCGCCGTGATGGAAGCCGGCGGCGGCGCGGATGTGAGTGTGGTCGTGCGAAAAGCCTTGGCGCGGTTGACGACGAAGTAACCGCAGTTCCCGCACCACGTATACGTGTACGTATACGAACTACGTATACGTGGTACGTATACGAGGTGCGCGAAAGCGGTTTACCGGCGACTCCCGGTCGAGTTGCGCATTACAGGCCCACAGGCCGGCAAAGTGATGGGCTGCCCATTCTGCCCCTTCGGCAGCGGATCCACGAGCACCTTCGACGAGGGCTGCGCGTCCTCGCTCGCCAGATACGCGAACATCGCGACCAGCGTCGCGTTCTGCTTCAGGTCATCCACCATGACCTTGTCGAACGAATCGCGGTTAGTGTGCCACGTGGTGTAGCTGTAGTCCCAGGAAAGCGCATTGAGCCCGATCGAGGGCGCGCCCCAGCAGCGGAAGCTCGCGTCGTCGGAACCGCCGCCGATGCCGCTCGTGCCGGCCAGCCGAATAGTCTTGGTCAGCTCGGCCGGCATCTCGCTCATGTACTTCGCGAGCCGGGGGCCGTTCTCCGGGTGGAGTCCCGGCCCGGTGCCCACGATGCGACCGGTGCCGTTGTCCTGATTGAACGAGAACTGCAGCCCCTTCACCACCTCGGGGTGATCGGCCGTGAACGCGCCGGAGCCAAAGAGCCCCTGCTCTTCGCCGCTCCAGTGTCCCACGAGAATGGTGCGGCTCGGCTTGGGGAGCACCGTCTTCAGAATGCGCAGCGCCTCGAGCATGGTGATGCTGCCGGTGCCATTGTCGGTGGCGCCGGAGTGCCCTTCCCAGCTGTCGAAGTGCGCCGAGAGCACCACGTACTCGTTCGGCTTCGTGGCGCCCTTGATCTCGGCGATGACGTTGAACACCGGCTGCTCACCCTGCGCCTCCGATTCGGCCATCAGCGTGACCTTGGGGCCCTGCCGCTTCTGCGCGAGACGGAACAGCAGCCCATAGTCTTCGCAGCCGACATCGAGCGTGGGCAGCGCACTGTTGCGCGGCGAGCCGAAGATGCGATCGATCCCCGGATAGTTGGACCAGTTGTGCTCGAACACCGCCACGGCGCCGGCCGCCTTGAGATCGGCGTAGAACGAGGGGACGCGCTGCGTGATGCCGGCATACGTGGCACTCAGCTCGCGCTGCGCCGAGTCGAGCGCGGCACGGCTCTCGTCCGTGGCGAACTCCATCACCTGCTGCGGGCTCCGGCAGGTCAGGCGCGGCGCACTCGCCAGCACGATCTTCCCCTTCACCGAGGGGAGCCACGCGCGGTAGTCGTCCACCGAGAGATAGGGCTTCGCGATGACAACATCGCCATCCACCCACTCCCCATTCGTGCTGCCACTCCACGAAAGCATCATCGCTTCGATGGGCTTCACGCGCGGCGCGGTGAGCTGCACGAACGCCGCGCCGCGCTTCCACGAGTTCCACGTGCCGTACGCTTCCTTCCGCGCTGGTACGCCCCACGACTGGTACGTGGCCAGCAGCCAATCCTGGCCGCGCTGCATGCCGGGCGAGCCGGTGAGCCGCGGGCCGATCGAGTCCATCAGCACCTGCGCGAGCGCGCCCGCCTGACTGCGGGTCATGCCCTCGTCCCACAGCTTCTGGATGACCGGATCACTCGGCGGCGCGGTGCGCACGTACGCCGGCGCCGGCGTAATGGGCAGCCCGAGTGGATTCTTGGTGGTTTGCGCGAGAGCCGGCACGGCGGCGGCCCACGTGGCTAACGCACAGATCAGGGCGCAGCGTGGAGTCATGGGATGAACAGCAAAACGTGACATGGAGACGGTGGAGCGGGAACAGCGTTATGGAACCGCCAGCTCATCCACCACGACGTGGGCGCGCACCGGAATCCGCCTTGGCACCCTTGGGCTTCACCTTGCCCTCGGCAGCCTTTTCCTTCGCTTCCTGCGCCGGCGATTCATGCTCGGTCTTGACCAGCGCGCCGGTCATGGCATCCACGAGCACTTCGTCCTCTCCTTTCTTCCCCTTTTGCGTGAAGCTGAAGACGAACACCAGCTTGCCGTCTTCCTTCTCGATCTCGGCTTCCTTGAGCGTGCCGCCGGGGACCTTGGCCTGTGCCGTGGCCAACGCGGCCTCAGGCGTCACCTTCGCCTGCTTGAGCATGCCCGGCTTCTCTTCCGAGACCTTGAGCGGGCTCCCCTGCGCCATTGCCGCCGAGGTCCCGCATACCAGCATCAGCGCCGTGAACCCTGCCACAAATTTTGGTTGCTGCATCTGCCGCTCCGGTGAAGTGTGGGGACACGCATAGACACCGCGCGTGACCGCGCGCTGACAACCATCGCCTTCAGCGCCTCACGCGCGCGGTGACAACCCGTCCACGAGGCTCGTGCGATACGCCTTCCACGCCGGGACAAATCCGATCAGCACACCGGCGCTCATCACCACGGCGAGATACGTCCACTCCGTGCTGCCCAGCGGGCGCAGCGCGAGGTGCAAGCCAAAGCGCTGCTCGATGGGCTGCTGCGCGAGGGCGAGACCGCCATACACGAAGGCCACGCCAATTACGCAGCCGAGGAGCGCCAGCAGACCGCTCTCGAGCACCAGCAGCGCGATGATCGTGCGCGGGCCGGCACCGATGGCGCGCAGAATGGCCATCTCCCGGCGGCGCGCCTCAAGCGACGAGTAGAGCGACACGAGCATGCCGGTCAGACCGATCGCGACGGCGAAGATCGCCACCACGCGCAGGCCCACTTCGGCGCTGCCGATGTTCTGCCACAACTCACCCAGCGCGACGCCGGGGATGATGGCCGTGAGCGGCTCCACGAGGTCGGTGTTCATCTCGCGCTGCAGCATCAGGGCTTCGAAACGGTTCTTGGTGCCGACGAAGAACGCGGTGATCTGGTCGTCGCCGTGATCGTGCGGGGCTTCGGCGTCCGCAGCGGGCGCGGCCGGCGCCGCAGCCTTTGGCGTTGCGGTGGCCGCCTTCACCACGGCCTTGGCCTTGGCGGCCGCCGCTTCGACTTGCTGCACGACCGCCGGCGGGGGCTCGGCCCCCGGCATCACGAGCGGCGTGCCGGGCGGGGGTGCGGCGCCCGGCATCACCGTCGGTGTTCCCGGCGGCGGCGACGCGCCGGGCATCGCCGCCGGCGTCCGCGGGGGCGGGGTCATGGCCGCCGCGCGCCGCTTGTTCGCCTCGCGAATGCGCGCGGCCCTCGAGGTATCCACACGCGCGGCCGGCTTGCGTGTTGTCGCCGCAGGCGCTGCGATCGGCGCGACAGACGGGGCCGCCGGCCCTTCGTCGTGCATCGC
Protein-coding sequences here:
- a CDS encoding ABC transporter permease, which encodes MLIPRLALKSLRSRLLTTSLTVASIALSVTLLVGIETVRAGVRESFAGTIRGVDLIVGARGGTLQVLLSTVFGIGSPAGSVKLSTMERWKAHPAVKWVVPYSLGDSHRGFRVVGTTEEFYRRYRFRKDGRIVFAQGRAARADTEVVIGSEVAERLKYQLGTPVVVVHGLRDIGTSSHEAHPFHVVGILARTFTPIDRAVYVTLEGIEAMHDEGPAAPSVAPIAAPAATTRKPAARVDTSRAARIREANKRRAAAMTPPPRTPAAMPGASPPPGTPTVMPGAAPPPGTPLVMPGAEPPPAVVQQVEAAAAKAKAVVKAATATPKAAAPAAPAADAEAPHDHGDDQITAFFVGTKNRFEALMLQREMNTDLVEPLTAIIPGVALGELWQNIGSAEVGLRVVAIFAVAIGLTGMLVSLYSSLEARRREMAILRAIGAGPRTIIALLVLESGLLALLGCVIGVAFVYGGLALAQQPIEQRFGLHLALRPLGSTEWTYLAVVMSAGVLIGFVPAWKAYRTSLVDGLSPRA
- a CDS encoding PepSY domain-containing protein; this translates as MQQPKFVAGFTALMLVCGTSAAMAQGSPLKVSEEKPGMLKQAKVTPEAALATAQAKVPGGTLKEAEIEKEDGKLVFVFSFTQKGKKGEDEVLVDAMTGALVKTEHESPAQEAKEKAAEGKVKPKGAKADSGARPRRGG